From the genome of Pseudomonas sp. AB6, one region includes:
- a CDS encoding GlxA family transcriptional regulator: protein MSQDYYFLLMPGFSIMGFVSAVEPLRVANRFGGELYRWHVLSLDGGAVIASNGMSVNADAALESLKKGTTLWVVAGFEPLQFCTPGLEHWLRRLDHEGVTLGAIDTGSFVLAQAGLLNGYRLTLHWEALDAFKELYPHSVVTQELFEIDRRRITSAGGTASIDMMLDLIGQAHGPELAIKVSEQFVLGRIRPRKDHQRMQIATRFGINNKKLVQVIGEMELHTEPPLSTLQLAEGIQVTRRQLERLFRLHLNDTPSNFYLGLRLDKARQLLRQTNMSVLEISIACGFESPSYFTRSYKGRFVRCPREDRQRSNV from the coding sequence ATGTCTCAGGATTACTATTTTTTGCTGATGCCCGGATTTTCGATCATGGGCTTTGTCTCAGCCGTCGAACCGCTGCGCGTGGCGAATCGTTTTGGTGGCGAGCTGTACCGCTGGCATGTGTTGAGCCTGGATGGCGGAGCAGTGATTGCCAGCAACGGAATGTCGGTGAACGCCGATGCGGCACTGGAGTCGCTGAAGAAGGGCACAACGCTGTGGGTGGTCGCAGGTTTTGAGCCGTTGCAGTTCTGCACGCCAGGGCTTGAGCACTGGCTGCGCCGACTGGACCACGAGGGTGTGACCTTGGGCGCCATCGATACCGGCAGTTTTGTCCTGGCCCAAGCGGGGCTGCTTAATGGCTATCGCCTGACCCTGCATTGGGAGGCGCTGGACGCCTTCAAGGAGTTGTACCCACACTCTGTGGTGACTCAGGAGTTGTTTGAAATCGACCGGCGCCGCATTACGTCGGCGGGTGGCACGGCGTCCATCGACATGATGCTTGATCTTATTGGCCAGGCTCACGGGCCGGAACTAGCGATCAAAGTATCCGAGCAATTCGTGCTTGGCCGCATTCGTCCGCGCAAAGACCATCAACGCATGCAAATCGCGACGCGCTTCGGCATCAATAACAAGAAGCTGGTGCAAGTGATCGGCGAAATGGAGCTACACACCGAACCGCCGCTCAGTACCTTGCAATTGGCCGAAGGGATTCAAGTAACTCGCCGGCAACTGGAGCGGCTGTTCCGGCTGCATTTGAACGATACCCCAAGCAATTTCTATCTGGGCCTGCGCCTGGACAAAGCACGGCAGTTGCTGCGCCAGACCAACATGAGCGTGCTGGAAATCAGCATCGCCTGCGGCTTCGAATCCCCGTCGTACTTTACCCGTAGCTATAAGGGACGATTCGTAAGGTGCCCGAGAGAGGATCGGCAACGGTCGAATGTGTGA
- a CDS encoding thioesterase family protein, translating into MPALTTYKTPILADWVDYNGHLRDAFYLLIFSYATDAFMDHLGLDSDNRETSGHSLFTLECHLNYLHEVKLGEEVEVRTQIVGHDRKRVHLYHSLHKPGSDDALAANEQMLLHVNLAGPRSAPFSESALSTLHAMTNEQQDLPTPIWIGRVIALPA; encoded by the coding sequence ATGCCAGCACTTACCACCTACAAAACCCCGATCCTGGCCGACTGGGTCGATTACAACGGACATCTGCGTGATGCGTTTTATCTGTTGATTTTCAGCTACGCGACCGATGCCTTTATGGACCACCTGGGTTTGGACAGCGATAACCGAGAAACCAGCGGCCATTCGTTGTTCACACTGGAATGTCACCTGAACTACCTGCACGAAGTGAAACTGGGCGAAGAGGTAGAAGTGCGCACGCAAATCGTCGGTCATGACCGTAAACGCGTGCACCTCTACCACAGCCTGCACAAACCCGGCAGCGACGATGCACTGGCTGCCAATGAGCAAATGTTATTGCACGTCAACCTAGCAGGGCCACGCTCGGCGCCTTTCAGCGAATCAGCGCTGAGCACCTTGCACGCCATGACCAATGAACAACAAGACTTACCGACACCTATCTGGATTGGCCGCGTAATAGCCCTGCCCGCCTGA
- a CDS encoding L-carnitine dehydrogenase: MTFITDIKTFAALGSGVIGSGWVSRALAHGLDVVAWDPAPGAEAALRTRVANAWPALEKNGLAQGASQDRLRFVTTIEECVCDADFIQESAPERLDLKLELHAKISAAAKPNALIGSSTSGLLPSDFYEGATHPERCVVGHPFNPVYLLPLVEVVGGKHTSPEAVQAAISIYKSLGMRPLHVRKEVPGFIADRLLEALWREALHLVNDGVATTGEIDDAIRFGAGLRWSFMGTFLTYTLAGGDAGMRHFMAQFGPALKLPWTYLPAPELTDKLIDDVVDGTTEQLGEHSIAALERYRDDCLMAVLEAVKTTKAKHGMAFSD, from the coding sequence ATGACTTTTATTACCGACATCAAAACCTTCGCCGCCCTCGGCAGTGGCGTTATCGGCAGCGGCTGGGTTTCTCGCGCGTTGGCCCACGGCCTGGACGTTGTGGCTTGGGACCCGGCACCAGGCGCAGAAGCTGCTCTGCGTACACGCGTGGCCAATGCTTGGCCAGCGCTGGAGAAGAATGGCTTGGCCCAAGGCGCTTCGCAAGATCGCCTGCGCTTTGTCACGACCATCGAAGAATGTGTGTGCGATGCCGACTTCATTCAAGAAAGCGCGCCTGAGCGTCTGGACCTGAAACTTGAGCTGCACGCCAAAATCAGTGCCGCCGCCAAGCCCAACGCCCTGATCGGCTCCAGCACTTCAGGTCTGCTGCCGAGTGATTTCTACGAAGGCGCTACCCATCCTGAGCGCTGCGTGGTCGGTCACCCATTCAACCCGGTTTACTTGCTGCCACTGGTTGAAGTAGTCGGCGGCAAACATACCTCGCCTGAAGCTGTGCAAGCCGCTATCAGTATTTATAAATCATTAGGAATGCGTCCGTTGCACGTACGCAAGGAAGTCCCCGGCTTCATTGCCGACCGTTTACTGGAAGCGCTGTGGCGTGAAGCCTTGCACTTGGTCAATGACGGCGTTGCGACAACTGGCGAAATTGACGATGCGATCCGCTTCGGTGCTGGACTGCGCTGGTCCTTCATGGGTACGTTCCTGACTTACACGCTCGCTGGCGGTGACGCTGGCATGCGCCACTTCATGGCCCAATTCGGTCCGGCGTTGAAACTACCGTGGACCTATTTGCCCGCACCAGAACTGACCGACAAGCTGATTGATGATGTGGTTGATGGCACCACCGAACAGCTCGGCGAACACAGCATCGCGGCTCTTGAACGCTATCGCGATGACTGCCTGATGGCCGTGCTGGAGGCAGTGAAGACGACCAAGGCCAAGCATGGAATGGCATTCAGCGACTGA
- the choX gene encoding choline ABC transporter substrate-binding protein yields the protein MKRLICTCLLALTSSTFIAGSALAADAAECQNVRLGVVNWTDVMATSAMTQVLLDGLGYKTKQTSASQQIIFAGIRDQRLDMFLGYWDPLMTQTISPFVKANQLRVLPEPSLKDARATLAVPTYLAEKGLKTFADIAKFKKELGGKIYGIEPGSGANTQIKEMIAKNQFGLGDFQLVESGEAGMLSAVTRAVNRNEAIVFFGWAPHPMNVNQKMTYLTGSDNALGPNEGEAKVWTVTAPDYAQRCPNVEKLLTNLTFTAEEESRMMQPLLDHKDAIASAKQWLKDHPQDLQRWLAGVKTFDGKDAATNLQLTSNP from the coding sequence ATGAAACGACTGATTTGCACCTGCTTGCTGGCACTCACCAGCAGCACTTTCATTGCCGGCAGTGCACTCGCAGCGGATGCGGCTGAATGCCAAAACGTGCGTCTGGGCGTGGTCAATTGGACCGACGTTATGGCCACCAGCGCCATGACCCAAGTGTTACTCGACGGTCTGGGCTACAAAACCAAGCAGACCAGCGCATCGCAACAAATCATTTTTGCCGGCATCCGCGATCAGCGCCTGGACATGTTCCTGGGCTACTGGGATCCCCTGATGACCCAAACCATCAGCCCGTTCGTAAAAGCCAACCAACTTCGCGTACTACCTGAGCCGAGCCTTAAAGACGCCCGCGCTACCTTGGCCGTTCCGACTTATCTGGCCGAAAAGGGTCTGAAAACCTTCGCCGATATTGCTAAATTCAAGAAAGAACTGGGCGGCAAAATCTACGGCATCGAACCGGGTTCGGGCGCCAACACCCAGATCAAGGAAATGATCGCCAAGAACCAGTTTGGTCTTGGCGACTTCCAACTGGTTGAGTCCGGCGAAGCCGGGATGTTGTCGGCAGTAACCCGAGCAGTGAACCGCAACGAAGCTATTGTGTTCTTCGGCTGGGCGCCACACCCGATGAACGTCAATCAGAAAATGACCTACCTCACCGGCAGCGACAATGCGTTGGGGCCGAACGAAGGCGAGGCCAAAGTCTGGACCGTCACCGCGCCGGATTACGCTCAGCGATGCCCGAACGTCGAAAAGTTGCTGACCAACTTGACGTTCACCGCTGAAGAAGAGAGCCGGATGATGCAGCCGCTGTTGGACCATAAAGACGCTATAGCGTCGGCCAAACAATGGCTCAAAGATCACCCGCAAGACCTGCAACGTTGGCTTGCCGGGGTGAAAACTTTTGATGGCAAAGACGCTGCCACCAACCTGCAACTGACCAGCAATCCTTGA
- the fba gene encoding class II fructose-bisphosphate aldolase (catalyzes the reversible aldol condensation of dihydroxyacetonephosphate and glyceraldehyde 3-phosphate in the Calvin cycle, glycolysis, and/or gluconeogenesis), giving the protein MALISMRQMLDHAAEFGYGVPAFNVNNLEQMRAIMEAADKTNSPVIVQASAGARKYAGAPFLRHLILAAIEEFPHIPVVMHQDHGTSPDICQRSIQLGFSSVMMDGSLAEDGKTPTDYEYNVRVTQQTVAMAHACGVSVEGELGCLGSLETGMAGEEDGVGAEGVLDHSQLLTDPEEAADFVKKTQVDALAIAIGTSHGAYKFTKPPTGDTLAIDRIKAIHARIPNTHLVMHGSSSVPQEWLKIINEYGGDIKETYGVPVEEIVEGIKYGVRKVNIDTDLRLASTGAIRRLMATNPSEFDPRKFFGATIIAMRDICIARYEAFGTAGNASKIKPISLEKMYQRYAAGELKAKVN; this is encoded by the coding sequence ATGGCACTTATCAGCATGCGCCAGATGTTGGACCACGCAGCCGAATTCGGCTACGGAGTCCCCGCCTTCAACGTCAACAACCTGGAACAGATGCGCGCCATTATGGAAGCGGCTGACAAGACCAATTCCCCGGTGATCGTTCAGGCTTCGGCCGGCGCACGTAAATATGCAGGTGCTCCGTTCCTGCGTCACTTGATTCTCGCGGCAATCGAAGAGTTCCCGCATATCCCGGTGGTCATGCACCAGGATCACGGTACCAGCCCTGACATCTGCCAGCGCTCCATTCAACTGGGCTTCAGCTCAGTGATGATGGACGGTTCCCTGGCCGAAGATGGCAAGACCCCGACTGACTACGAGTACAACGTACGCGTGACACAGCAAACCGTGGCCATGGCTCACGCCTGTGGTGTTTCGGTTGAAGGCGAGTTGGGTTGCCTGGGTTCTCTGGAAACCGGTATGGCTGGCGAAGAAGACGGTGTAGGCGCAGAAGGCGTGCTTGATCACAGCCAACTGTTGACCGACCCGGAAGAAGCTGCTGACTTCGTGAAGAAGACTCAGGTCGATGCTCTGGCCATTGCTATCGGCACCAGCCACGGCGCGTACAAGTTCACCAAGCCGCCCACCGGCGACACCTTGGCGATTGATCGGATCAAAGCGATTCACGCGCGTATTCCCAACACTCACCTGGTCATGCACGGTTCATCTTCAGTGCCGCAGGAATGGCTAAAAATCATTAACGAATACGGCGGCGATATCAAAGAGACCTACGGCGTACCAGTTGAAGAAATCGTCGAAGGCATCAAGTACGGCGTGCGTAAGGTCAACATCGACACCGACTTACGTTTGGCCTCTACTGGCGCTATCCGTCGTTTGATGGCAACCAACCCGAGCGAATTTGACCCGCGTAAATTCTTTGGCGCGACTATCATTGCCATGCGCGACATCTGCATCGCTCGTTATGAAGCGTTCGGCACCGCCGGCAACGCCTCGAAAATCAAGCCAATTTCGCTGGAAAAAATGTACCAGCGTTACGCAGCTGGCGAGCTGAAAGCCAAGGTCAACTGA
- the tkt gene encoding transketolase yields MPSRRERANAIRALSMDAVQKANSGHPGAPMGMADIAEVLWRDFLKHNPSNPSFADRDRFIMSNGHGSMLVYSLLHLTGYDLSIDDLKNFRQLHSRTPGHPEYGYTPGVETTTGPLGQGLANAVGFALAEKVLAEQFNRPGHDIVDHHTYVFLGDGCMMEGISHEVSSLAGTLGLGKLIAFYDDNGISIDGEVEGWFTDDTPKRFEAYNWQVIRNVDGHDADEIKVAIETARKSAQPTLICCKTTIGFGSPNKQGKEDCHGAPLGADEIALTRAALKWNYGPFEIPADIYAEWSAKESGLAVEADWDQRFAAYAGEFPELANELIRRMSGELPADFASKSAAYIAEVNAKGETIASRKASQNALNAMGPLLPEFLGGSADLAGSNLTIWKGCKSITGEDANGNYLHYGVREFGMGAMMNGIALHGGFVPYGATFLIFMEYARNAVRMSSLMKKRVIYVFTHDSIGLGEDGPTHQPIEQLTSLRTTPNLDTWRPADAVETAVAWKYAIERNDGPSAMIFSRQNLTHQSRNATQLADIARGGYVLRDCVGEPELILIATGSEVGLAVLAYDQLSAQGRNVRVVSMPCTSVFEAQDAMYKQTVLPLQVSARIAIEAAHADYWYKYVGLEGRVIGMTTFGESAPANLLFEEFGFTLENILSTAEELLED; encoded by the coding sequence CGATGCTGGTTTACTCGCTGTTGCACCTGACCGGTTATGACTTGTCGATTGACGACCTGAAGAATTTTCGTCAACTGCACAGTCGCACGCCGGGCCACCCCGAATATGGCTACACCCCAGGCGTCGAAACCACCACCGGTCCACTGGGCCAGGGGCTGGCTAACGCCGTCGGTTTTGCCCTCGCCGAAAAAGTGCTGGCCGAGCAGTTCAACCGCCCAGGCCATGACATTGTTGATCACCACACCTACGTGTTTCTGGGCGATGGCTGCATGATGGAAGGCATTTCCCATGAAGTCAGCTCGTTAGCTGGCACCTTGGGTTTGGGCAAGCTGATCGCGTTCTACGATGACAACGGCATTTCGATTGATGGCGAAGTTGAAGGCTGGTTCACTGACGACACCCCAAAACGTTTTGAGGCTTACAACTGGCAAGTGATCCGAAATGTCGACGGTCACGATGCTGATGAAATCAAGGTTGCTATCGAAACCGCTCGTAAAAGCGCCCAACCAACGCTGATCTGCTGCAAGACCACTATCGGTTTTGGTTCGCCGAACAAGCAAGGTAAGGAAGATTGTCACGGTGCTCCACTGGGTGCCGACGAAATCGCCTTGACCCGTGCCGCGTTGAAATGGAACTACGGTCCTTTCGAAATCCCGGCTGACATCTATGCCGAATGGAGTGCCAAAGAATCCGGTTTGGCGGTGGAGGCTGACTGGGACCAGCGGTTCGCTGCCTACGCGGGTGAGTTTCCTGAATTAGCCAACGAACTGATTCGCCGCATGAGCGGTGAGTTGCCGGCTGATTTTGCCTCGAAGTCGGCTGCGTATATCGCTGAAGTCAACGCCAAGGGCGAGACCATCGCCAGCCGCAAAGCCAGCCAGAATGCACTGAACGCGATGGGCCCGTTACTGCCTGAGTTCCTCGGCGGTTCGGCTGACCTGGCCGGTTCCAACCTGACGATCTGGAAAGGCTGCAAGAGCATCACTGGCGAAGACGCCAACGGCAATTACCTGCATTACGGTGTACGCGAGTTCGGCATGGGCGCCATGATGAATGGCATCGCGTTACACGGTGGTTTTGTTCCGTATGGCGCAACCTTTCTGATCTTCATGGAATATGCCCGTAATGCGGTGCGTATGTCTTCGTTGATGAAGAAGCGCGTGATCTATGTGTTTACTCACGACTCTATCGGTCTAGGCGAAGACGGCCCGACACACCAGCCAATCGAGCAGTTGACCAGCCTGCGCACCACGCCGAACCTCGATACTTGGCGCCCAGCCGATGCCGTTGAAACAGCAGTGGCCTGGAAGTACGCTATCGAACGTAACGATGGGCCGTCGGCGATGATCTTCTCGCGCCAGAACCTGACGCACCAATCGCGCAACGCTACCCAGCTGGCCGACATCGCCCGTGGTGGTTACGTGCTGCGTGATTGCGTCGGCGAGCCGGAGCTGATCCTGATTGCTACCGGTTCTGAGGTGGGTCTGGCGGTACTGGCTTATGATCAATTGTCGGCACAAGGTCGCAACGTGCGCGTGGTGTCCATGCCGTGCACCAGCGTCTTCGAAGCTCAGGACGCTATGTACAAGCAAACCGTGCTGCCGCTGCAAGTCAGCGCGCGTATTGCCATCGAAGCTGCTCACGCAGACTACTGGTACAAATATGTAGGCCTGGAAGGTCGTGTCATCGGCATGACTACCTTCGGCGAGTCGGCGCCTGCGAACCTCTTGTTTGAAGAGTTCGGCTTCACCCTGGAAAACATCCTGAGTACGGCTGAAGAACTGTTGGAAGACTAA
- a CDS encoding MliC family protein gives MKGLFALVTLAVLGGCASMSPTVPESDTWTNWVCDSKAALLWRYADSAKTEIDLRLLGSDKVYRLKPEPGSSGELYSDGVLAFHIKGDEGLVYWVATNDLIGRGCKAL, from the coding sequence ATGAAAGGCCTATTCGCCCTCGTAACACTTGCAGTGCTTGGCGGTTGCGCCAGCATGAGCCCGACAGTGCCGGAATCGGACACTTGGACCAATTGGGTGTGTGATAGCAAGGCCGCGCTGCTATGGCGTTATGCCGACAGCGCAAAAACTGAGATTGATCTTCGCCTACTGGGTAGCGACAAGGTCTATCGTTTAAAGCCCGAGCCGGGTTCTTCCGGTGAGCTTTACAGCGATGGAGTTTTAGCGTTTCACATAAAAGGTGATGAAGGCCTGGTTTACTGGGTTGCCACCAATGATTTGATTGGCCGCGGTTGCAAGGCGCTTTAA
- a CDS encoding 3-keto-5-aminohexanoate cleavage protein, protein MNHDVIITCALTGAGDTTGRSHLVPITPKQIAAAAVEAAKAGATVVHCHVRDPETGKFSRDVALYREVMERIREADIDIIVNLTAGMGGDLEIGAGENPMEFGPNTDLIGPLARLAHVEALLPEICTLDCGTLNFGDGDTIYVSTPAQLRAGAKRIQELGVKAELEIFDTGHLWFAKQMIKEGLLDNPLFQLCLGIPWGAPADTTTMKAMVDNLPENAVWAGFGIGRMQMPMAAQAVLLGGNVRVGLEDNIWLDRGVLASNGALVERASEILSRLGARVMTPAEGRIKMGLTKRG, encoded by the coding sequence ATGAACCATGACGTCATCATCACCTGCGCACTCACCGGTGCTGGCGACACGACCGGGAGAAGCCACCTTGTCCCGATCACTCCGAAACAAATCGCTGCTGCTGCGGTTGAAGCTGCCAAAGCTGGCGCGACCGTGGTTCATTGCCATGTGCGCGATCCGGAAACCGGCAAATTCAGCCGCGACGTAGCGCTATACCGCGAAGTGATGGAGCGCATTCGCGAAGCCGACATCGACATCATCGTCAACCTCACGGCAGGCATGGGCGGTGACCTGGAGATCGGCGCGGGTGAAAACCCGATGGAGTTCGGCCCGAACACCGATTTAATTGGTCCACTGGCGCGCCTGGCCCACGTTGAAGCGCTGTTGCCGGAAATCTGCACCCTCGATTGCGGCACCCTTAACTTCGGCGATGGCGACACGATTTACGTCTCTACCCCAGCCCAATTGCGCGCTGGGGCCAAACGTATTCAAGAGCTGGGCGTGAAAGCCGAGCTGGAAATTTTCGACACCGGTCACTTGTGGTTCGCCAAGCAGATGATCAAAGAAGGTTTGCTGGATAACCCACTGTTTCAGCTGTGCCTGGGTATTCCATGGGGCGCACCGGCAGATACCACCACCATGAAAGCCATGGTCGATAACTTGCCGGAAAATGCGGTGTGGGCAGGTTTTGGAATTGGCCGCATGCAGATGCCGATGGCGGCCCAAGCGGTATTGCTTGGCGGCAACGTGCGGGTCGGCCTGGAAGACAACATCTGGCTGGATCGCGGCGTACTGGCCAGCAATGGCGCACTGGTTGAACGCGCCTCTGAAATCCTCAGCCGCCTGGGCGCTCGGGTCATGACCCCGGCTGAAGGCCGCATCAAAATGGGCCTGACCAAGCGCGGCTGA
- a CDS encoding lysozyme inhibitor LprI family protein gives MRSMLLVLAVLATSAQAEDGTPCDKVETTQQSFECSTFNRTTADREMNTAYKDLIDRISSQYAAHPPQLNEYLAKIKTAQDIWVKLRDADCSVQTFLNEKGSQAFQIAQNDCFAQNSDERSEYLQSIGIE, from the coding sequence ATGAGGTCAATGTTATTGGTTTTGGCAGTGCTGGCTACCAGCGCACAGGCTGAAGACGGCACGCCATGCGACAAGGTGGAAACCACCCAGCAAAGCTTCGAATGCTCCACGTTCAACAGAACCACCGCTGATCGTGAAATGAACACCGCCTACAAAGACCTGATTGATCGCATCAGTTCTCAATACGCCGCTCACCCGCCGCAACTCAATGAGTATTTAGCCAAAATCAAGACTGCCCAAGATATATGGGTAAAACTGCGCGACGCCGATTGCTCGGTGCAAACGTTCCTCAATGAAAAAGGCAGCCAAGCATTCCAGATCGCTCAAAACGATTGTTTTGCGCAGAACAGCGATGAGCGGTCGGAGTATTTGCAGTCGATTGGGATTGAATAA
- a CDS encoding phosphoglycerate kinase, with protein MTVLKMTDLDLQGKRVLIREDLNVPLKDGVVTSDARIVASLPTIKLALEKGAAVMVCSHLGRPTEGEFSAENSLKPVADYLSKALGREVPLVADYLDGFEIKAGDIVLFENVRFNKGEKKNTDELAHKYAALCDVFVMDAFGTAHRAEGSTHGVAKFAKVAVAGPLLAAELDALGKALSAPAQPMAAIVAGSKVSTKLDVLNSLSSICNQLIVGGGIANTFLAAAGHNVGKSLYEPDLLDTARAIAAKVSVPLPTDVVVAKQFAESAVATVKLVADVADDDMILDIGPQTAAHFAQLLKTSKTILWNGPVGVFEFDQFGEGTKTLAKAIAESSAFSIAGGGDTLAAIDKYGIADQISYISTGGGAFLEFVEGKVLPAVEVLEQRAKG; from the coding sequence ATGACCGTGTTGAAAATGACCGACCTCGACCTGCAAGGTAAGCGTGTATTGATCCGCGAAGACCTCAATGTCCCGTTGAAAGACGGCGTGGTAACCAGTGACGCGCGAATCGTGGCTTCTTTGCCGACCATCAAGTTGGCGCTGGAAAAAGGCGCGGCTGTCATGGTTTGTTCGCATCTGGGCCGTCCAACCGAAGGTGAGTTCTCGGCGGAAAACAGCCTCAAGCCGGTTGCCGACTACCTGAGCAAAGCTTTGGGCCGTGAAGTGCCGTTGGTGGCCGACTATCTGGACGGTTTCGAGATCAAGGCCGGCGACATCGTGCTGTTCGAAAACGTGCGCTTCAACAAGGGCGAGAAGAAAAACACCGACGAGCTGGCGCACAAATACGCTGCTCTGTGCGATGTGTTCGTGATGGACGCTTTCGGCACCGCGCATCGCGCCGAAGGTTCGACCCACGGCGTCGCCAAGTTTGCCAAAGTGGCAGTGGCCGGGCCGTTGTTGGCTGCCGAACTGGATGCGTTGGGCAAAGCCCTGAGCGCGCCAGCTCAGCCGATGGCTGCCATCGTTGCTGGCTCCAAAGTTTCCACCAAGCTTGATGTACTCAACAGCCTTAGCTCGATATGCAATCAATTGATCGTCGGTGGTGGCATCGCCAACACCTTCCTCGCAGCGGCTGGGCACAACGTGGGTAAATCGCTCTATGAGCCAGACTTGCTGGACACGGCGCGTGCCATTGCTGCCAAGGTCAGCGTGCCCCTGCCGACCGACGTAGTAGTCGCCAAGCAGTTTGCTGAAAGCGCGGTAGCGACGGTGAAGCTGGTCGCAGATGTGGCCGATGACGACATGATTCTCGACATCGGCCCGCAAACCGCCGCGCACTTTGCTCAATTGTTGAAAACCTCCAAAACCATTTTGTGGAACGGCCCAGTGGGCGTGTTCGAATTCGATCAATTTGGTGAAGGCACCAAAACTTTGGCCAAGGCGATTGCCGAGAGTTCGGCATTCTCCATCGCGGGCGGCGGCGACACGCTGGCAGCCATCGATAAATACGGCATAGCAGATCAAATCTCCTACATTTCTACGGGCGGCGGTGCGTTCCTTGAGTTTGTTGAAGGTAAAGTGTTGCCCGCCGTTGAAGTGTTGGAGCAACGTGCCAAGGGCTGA
- the epd gene encoding erythrose-4-phosphate dehydrogenase — MPQPQPRLYKVALNGYGRIGRCVLRALCERGAKAGFQVVAINDLADMASVEYLTRFDSTHGRFPGDVRVEGDYLHINDHRIKVLRSAIPEGIDWAGLGVDLVLECSGAFHTRTDGQRFLDAGAPRVLFSQPMASEADVDATIVYGINQQKLTGSELLVSAASCTTNCSVPLLRLLDQALGLEYITITTIHSAMNDQPVIDAYHHEDLRRTRSAFQSIIPVSTGLARGIERLLPELAGRIQAKAVRVPTVNVSCLDITMQVARDTDAAEINRILREAATSGPLKGLVAYTELPHASCDFNHDPHSAIVDASQTRVSGPRLVNLLAWFDNEWGFANRMLDVADHYLNAVHHPQ; from the coding sequence ATGCCTCAGCCACAACCACGCCTCTACAAAGTTGCTTTAAACGGCTACGGCCGCATCGGTCGTTGTGTCTTGCGTGCGCTGTGTGAGCGAGGGGCGAAAGCCGGTTTTCAAGTGGTTGCGATCAACGATCTGGCGGACATGGCCAGTGTGGAATACCTCACGCGCTTCGATTCCACCCACGGTCGCTTCCCCGGCGACGTGCGGGTCGAAGGCGACTACCTGCACATTAATGATCACCGTATCAAAGTCCTGCGCAGCGCGATTCCGGAAGGCATCGACTGGGCCGGGTTGGGCGTTGATCTGGTACTTGAATGCTCGGGCGCGTTTCACACGCGCACCGATGGCCAGCGTTTTCTCGATGCCGGTGCGCCCCGCGTGCTGTTCTCGCAACCGATGGCCAGCGAAGCGGATGTCGACGCCACCATCGTCTATGGCATCAATCAGCAAAAGCTGACCGGCAGTGAATTGCTGGTATCCGCGGCGTCCTGCACCACCAATTGCAGCGTGCCATTGCTGCGCTTGCTGGACCAGGCCCTTGGGTTGGAATACATCACGATCACTACGATTCACTCGGCGATGAATGATCAGCCGGTCATTGATGCGTATCACCACGAAGACCTGCGACGCACCCGTTCGGCGTTTCAGTCGATTATTCCGGTGTCCACTGGTCTAGCACGCGGCATTGAACGGCTGTTGCCGGAACTTGCCGGGCGAATTCAGGCCAAAGCTGTGCGTGTCCCGACGGTCAACGTCTCGTGCCTCGACATCACGATGCAAGTTGCGCGCGATACCGATGCTGCCGAGATCAACCGGATCCTGCGTGAGGCCGCCACCAGCGGCCCGTTGAAAGGGCTGGTGGCGTACACCGAATTGCCGCATGCCAGTTGTGATTTCAACCATGACCCCCACTCGGCCATTGTCGATGCCAGTCAGACCCGCGTTTCCGGCCCACGGCTGGTGAACTTGCTGGCTTGGTTCGATAACGAGTGGGGTTTTGCCAATCGAATGCTCGACGTTGCCGATCACTATCTGAACGCCGTGCATCACCCACAATAA